In one window of Leptospira sp. WS92.C1 DNA:
- a CDS encoding S1 RNA-binding domain-containing protein, translating to MKESEKELFEKMLDASFKKKKSMEVGTKLVVVVNSAKKDFIFVAAKEGKTPGIISSEEFIESGLPTQGEEIEVYFLREDHGDIHFTTCLSGDSLNKDLLEVAKRAEIPVLGQFISEGESGAEVKIGEFTAFCPFSQIDPEFKKSGLVGKRLKFLIQDIGTRGKLIVSQKKISDKTKEAKLGVLKQELKEGMFVTCKVKTIQSFGLIVEMDGLSALIPISEATYKKNPELDKEFQVGQTLRARVLRIDWENHKIALTVKDFLKDPWAQTVPFKEGDIVKGTVDSLKPFGLFVKLDDHFNGLVPGRETGVPSRIPLSQSFKSGDVIDVFVMEVNPEKKQISLSIQKAKEVQERMDYSGYLSTDTSGSTSSFGALLQKSLNQSKKK from the coding sequence ATGAAAGAATCGGAAAAAGAACTCTTTGAGAAAATGCTCGATGCTTCTTTTAAAAAGAAAAAATCGATGGAAGTTGGGACTAAACTCGTAGTCGTCGTAAACTCCGCAAAAAAAGATTTTATTTTCGTAGCCGCCAAAGAAGGAAAAACTCCCGGGATCATTTCTTCCGAAGAATTTATCGAATCCGGACTTCCGACTCAGGGAGAAGAGATCGAAGTTTACTTTCTGAGAGAGGATCACGGAGACATTCATTTCACCACTTGTTTGAGCGGCGATTCGTTAAACAAAGATTTGTTGGAAGTCGCTAAAAGAGCGGAGATTCCCGTTCTGGGTCAATTTATTTCCGAGGGGGAATCCGGAGCCGAGGTAAAAATCGGAGAATTTACCGCGTTCTGTCCTTTTTCACAGATCGATCCTGAATTCAAAAAATCGGGTCTTGTCGGAAAACGTTTGAAGTTCCTCATCCAAGATATCGGGACGAGAGGAAAGCTCATCGTTTCCCAAAAGAAAATTTCGGATAAAACCAAGGAAGCAAAACTCGGAGTTCTCAAACAAGAATTGAAGGAAGGAATGTTCGTTACTTGTAAGGTCAAAACGATTCAGTCTTTCGGACTGATCGTGGAGATGGACGGGCTTTCCGCATTGATTCCGATTTCGGAAGCGACTTACAAAAAAAATCCGGAACTGGATAAGGAATTTCAAGTCGGTCAGACACTTCGCGCAAGAGTTCTTAGGATCGATTGGGAAAATCATAAGATCGCCCTTACCGTAAAAGATTTTTTAAAAGATCCTTGGGCTCAGACCGTTCCGTTTAAAGAAGGGGATATCGTAAAAGGGACCGTCGATTCCCTAAAACCGTTCGGACTTTTTGTAAAGTTAGACGATCATTTTAACGGTCTGGTTCCTGGAAGAGAAACCGGAGTTCCGAGTCGAATCCCGCTCAGTCAAAGTTTTAAATCCGGAGATGTAATTGACGTTTTTGTAATGGAGGTCAATCCGGAGAAAAAACAGATTTCTCTTTCGATTCAGAAAGCAAAAGAGGTTCAGGAAAGAATGGACTATAGCGGATACTTGAGTACAGATACAAGCGGTTCGACGAGTTCTTTCGGAGCGCTTTTGCAGAAGTCGTTGAATCAAAGTAAGAAGAAATGA
- a CDS encoding tRNA (cytidine(34)-2'-O)-methyltransferase encodes MSLHIGLYRPEIPPNTGNIARLCVALGAELHIVGEAAFDLSEKAARRAGLDYWDKVKISFHSSLEEYKAALPSDTCLYLVSVFGTCSYTSVSYKKGDAFLFGNETSGVPAEIKKSWNEDRILKIPMEDSSRCLNLSNSVAVISYEAMRQIKSW; translated from the coding sequence ATGTCTCTGCATATAGGTCTGTATCGACCCGAAATTCCGCCCAACACCGGAAATATTGCAAGGCTTTGCGTGGCGTTGGGTGCGGAATTGCATATCGTGGGCGAGGCTGCGTTTGATCTTTCCGAAAAAGCGGCGCGCAGAGCGGGACTGGATTATTGGGATAAGGTGAAAATTTCTTTTCATTCTTCTTTAGAAGAATATAAAGCAGCTCTTCCGTCTGATACGTGTTTGTATTTGGTTTCCGTTTTTGGCACATGTTCTTATACCTCCGTTTCATACAAAAAGGGAGATGCGTTTCTGTTCGGAAATGAAACTTCGGGAGTTCCTGCGGAAATAAAAAAATCCTGGAACGAGGATCGGATCCTAAAAATTCCGATGGAAGATTCCTCACGTTGTTTGAATCTGAGCAATTCGGTCGCGGTGATTTCCTATGAAGCGATGCGTCAAATTAAGTCTTGGTAA
- a CDS encoding ATP-binding protein has product MSFHLTREEIEKQIQSMLSQGLTGTVNDFFAWIRMETFRKFKDEPDIENSVITNILESMVSSGFAKLSRFNQNEFHIHPDQLNGKKFPSKDGYILLGKIAFQPMQYVRSRLEFFLKSQGTPEDIVMDLCIGALEAVENAVKYGDGTEVEVEYFIDRSQTLFMKMTNNLKELNLEQDIERGKFSSTATLMRGMMVMQKLFDELDLEILEDRKQAQFNAKKKLS; this is encoded by the coding sequence ATGAGCTTCCACCTCACAAGAGAAGAGATCGAAAAACAGATTCAATCGATGCTTTCTCAGGGGTTGACCGGAACGGTAAATGATTTTTTCGCATGGATTCGGATGGAGACTTTCCGTAAGTTTAAAGACGAACCTGATATCGAAAATTCCGTCATTACAAATATTTTAGAATCTATGGTTAGCTCGGGGTTCGCAAAACTGAGCCGATTTAATCAAAATGAATTTCACATTCACCCCGATCAGCTCAACGGAAAAAAGTTCCCGTCTAAAGACGGCTATATCCTGCTCGGCAAGATCGCGTTTCAGCCGATGCAGTATGTCCGAAGTCGTCTCGAGTTTTTTCTAAAAAGTCAAGGAACACCGGAAGACATCGTGATGGATCTGTGTATCGGAGCTCTTGAAGCCGTGGAGAATGCGGTAAAATACGGAGACGGCACCGAAGTAGAAGTGGAATATTTCATAGATCGATCCCAAACTCTTTTTATGAAGATGACCAATAATTTAAAGGAACTCAATCTCGAACAGGATATCGAGAGGGGGAAATTTTCGTCCACTGCAACTCTGATGCGCGGTATGATGGTGATGCAAAAACTTTTTGACGAATTGGATCTTGAAATTTTAGAAGATAGAAAACAAGCTCAGTTCAACGCAAAAAAGAAATTATCTTAA
- the uvrB gene encoding excinuclease ABC subunit UvrB, which translates to MSAIFKIHSAYQPAGDQVKAIETISTSFEKGEPKITLVGVTGSGKTFTMAQVIQKLGLPTLVLSHNKTLAAQLFREFKEFFPENAVEYFVSYYDYYQPEAYVPSSDTFIEKDSSINEEIDKLRLRATSSLLERDDVVIVSSVSCIYGLGSPEEYTNSVVSLKVGDTVERDAVIRKLLHIQYNRNDIDFSRGNFRVRGDSIEIYPAYHTDGIRIEFFGDEIDSISRIHPLTAQTIVKLEKAYIYPAKHFITSGPKVKEAVENIKAEVDAQAELFRKNGKLLEAERIVSRTNYDLEMLQEMGYCNGIENYSRHLTGRKEGERPACLIDYFRGDFLLIVDESHVTIPQIGGMFAGDKARKQTLVDFGFRLPSALDNRPLNFNEFETLTPKTLYVSATPSEYELGKSSKAVEQIIRPTGLLDPNVEVRPTKNQIEDLLVEIRKRTEAGERVLVTTLTKKMSEDLTDYYQEIGIKVAYLHSEVETLDRVAIIRDLRKGIYDVIIGINLLREGLDIPEVSLVAILDADKEGFLRNYKSLIQTIGRAARNVNGNAILYADKMTDSMIKAIDETKRRRKIQEDHNTKFGISPQTIKKDIGDIIDREEKEQSSEDLILEDIEKKFNPKKFATKEEFKEKLREEMMKAAKDLDFERAAILRDKMLSVQIADPSAKQ; encoded by the coding sequence ATGTCCGCAATTTTTAAAATTCATTCCGCCTATCAACCCGCAGGCGATCAGGTTAAAGCGATCGAAACCATCTCCACTTCCTTTGAAAAGGGCGAACCTAAAATCACCCTGGTCGGCGTTACCGGTTCCGGGAAAACGTTTACGATGGCTCAGGTAATCCAAAAATTAGGATTGCCCACCCTGGTTCTTTCGCATAACAAAACTTTGGCGGCTCAGTTGTTCCGCGAGTTTAAGGAATTTTTCCCCGAAAACGCGGTGGAATACTTTGTTTCCTATTACGATTACTATCAGCCCGAAGCGTATGTCCCTTCTTCGGATACGTTTATCGAAAAGGACAGTTCGATCAACGAAGAGATCGATAAACTCCGGTTGAGAGCGACGTCCTCGCTTTTGGAAAGAGACGATGTGGTCATCGTAAGTTCTGTGTCTTGTATCTACGGTTTGGGTTCTCCGGAAGAATATACGAACTCGGTCGTTTCTCTCAAGGTGGGAGATACGGTCGAAAGAGACGCGGTGATCCGCAAGTTACTGCACATTCAATACAATCGAAACGATATCGATTTTTCGAGGGGAAACTTTCGGGTTCGAGGGGATTCGATCGAAATCTATCCAGCGTATCATACGGACGGAATCAGAATCGAATTTTTCGGAGACGAAATCGATTCGATCAGCAGAATCCATCCGCTCACGGCTCAGACGATTGTTAAATTAGAAAAAGCTTATATTTATCCCGCAAAACACTTTATCACCTCCGGACCCAAAGTGAAAGAAGCCGTTGAAAACATCAAAGCGGAAGTGGACGCTCAGGCGGAACTTTTTAGAAAAAACGGTAAACTTCTCGAGGCGGAACGAATCGTTTCCAGAACCAATTACGATTTGGAAATGCTTCAGGAAATGGGTTACTGCAACGGGATCGAAAATTATTCCAGACATTTGACCGGTAGAAAAGAAGGCGAAAGACCCGCTTGTTTGATCGATTACTTTCGAGGAGATTTTCTTTTGATCGTGGACGAGTCTCATGTCACAATTCCTCAGATCGGAGGAATGTTTGCGGGGGATAAGGCCCGCAAACAAACGTTAGTCGATTTTGGATTTAGACTTCCCAGTGCTTTGGACAATCGACCTTTGAATTTTAACGAGTTTGAAACGCTTACTCCGAAAACTCTTTATGTTTCCGCAACCCCTTCCGAATACGAGTTGGGAAAAAGTTCGAAAGCCGTGGAACAGATCATTCGTCCGACCGGACTTTTGGATCCGAACGTGGAAGTCCGACCCACAAAAAATCAGATCGAAGATCTTCTTGTGGAAATCAGAAAGCGGACGGAGGCCGGAGAAAGAGTTCTGGTTACCACTCTTACCAAAAAGATGTCCGAAGATTTAACCGATTATTATCAAGAAATCGGTATTAAAGTGGCTTATCTTCACTCCGAAGTGGAGACGTTGGATCGTGTCGCGATCATTCGAGATCTGAGAAAGGGGATCTACGACGTCATCATCGGGATCAATCTTTTGAGAGAAGGTTTGGATATTCCGGAAGTTTCTCTGGTTGCGATTCTTGACGCGGACAAAGAAGGATTTTTAAGAAATTATAAATCTCTGATTCAGACGATCGGTAGAGCGGCGCGTAACGTAAATGGAAACGCGATTCTTTATGCGGATAAGATGACGGATTCGATGATCAAAGCAATCGATGAAACCAAAAGAAGAAGAAAGATTCAAGAGGATCATAACACCAAGTTCGGGATCTCTCCTCAGACGATCAAAAAAGATATCGGTGATATCATCGATCGTGAAGAAAAAGAACAGTCCTCTGAAGATCTCATCTTAGAAGACATCGAGAAAAAATTCAATCCGAAGAAGTTTGCGACCAAGGAAGAGTTCAAGGAAAAACTTCGGGAAGAGATGATGAAAGCGGCCAAGGATCTTGATTTTGAAAGAGCCGCGATTCTTCGGGATAAAATGCTTTCGGTTCAAATTGCGGATCCGTCCGCGAAACAATAG
- a CDS encoding rhomboid family intramembrane serine protease produces the protein MITILISLVTFGLSVWVFSSDDKLKKFILTPYRLERDKSYYTLLTSGFIHADWMHLIFNMVSFYSFGKHLELTVGPIQFVLFYLGTILITSVISWRKNKDNPHYRTLGASGGVCGVLFATILFYPGLSLYMMFIPIPIPGAIYAVVYLAYTFYSSRSLESDGINHDAHLWGALCGVAFALLLEPGIIGNVIRNLFGA, from the coding sequence TTGATTACGATACTGATTTCTTTAGTTACTTTCGGTTTGAGCGTCTGGGTATTTTCTTCCGATGATAAACTCAAAAAGTTCATTCTTACTCCTTATCGTTTGGAAAGAGATAAGAGTTATTATACTTTGCTCACATCCGGATTCATTCACGCGGATTGGATGCATCTCATTTTCAATATGGTTTCGTTTTATTCTTTCGGAAAGCATTTAGAACTGACCGTCGGTCCGATCCAGTTTGTTCTTTTTTATCTCGGAACCATTTTGATCACGAGCGTTATTTCTTGGAGAAAAAATAAAGACAATCCGCATTACAGAACCTTGGGCGCTTCCGGAGGGGTGTGCGGAGTTTTGTTTGCTACGATTTTATTTTATCCAGGCCTTTCTCTTTATATGATGTTTATCCCGATTCCGATCCCGGGCGCAATTTACGCGGTGGTGTATCTCGCGTATACGTTTTACTCTTCTCGGAGTTTGGAATCGGACGGGATCAATCACGACGCGCATCTTTGGGGTGCGTTATGCGGTGTTGCCTTTGCTCTGTTGCTGGAGCCGGGAATTATAGGGAATGTGATCCGAAACTTGTTCGGAGCTTAA
- the cutA gene encoding divalent-cation tolerance protein CutA: protein MADSNEIIVFTTLSDRDLAEIQLSEMLQAGIIISGTIFPEVTLMYQWEGKIAMDNENKIMIKARSDQYSKIEEFIMKNHPYLAPEIIRLDVSFGSENYKKFIKTKIEKAG from the coding sequence ATGGCAGATTCAAATGAAATTATCGTATTTACGACATTGAGCGATCGGGACCTTGCAGAAATTCAGCTCTCGGAAATGCTCCAGGCAGGCATTATCATTTCAGGAACGATTTTTCCGGAAGTGACCCTCATGTATCAATGGGAAGGAAAAATCGCGATGGATAACGAGAATAAGATCATGATCAAAGCAAGATCCGATCAGTATTCGAAAATTGAAGAATTTATCATGAAAAATCATCCGTATCTTGCGCCAGAAATTATCCGCCTGGATGTGAGTTTTGGTTCCGAAAATTATAAGAAGTTTATCAAAACAAAAATTGAAAAGGCGGGATAG
- a CDS encoding serine hydrolase domain-containing protein → MRIWLFLFWIGFSISCASVAPEGEIILKSTARPFVHKELNRVPFEGFPIVFPEEAGLDSAPLLRLSKSIREEGLEVRSILILKDGKLLFERYAGGVTREHNHSVYSVTKTVTSSLLGILNFEGILKTVDEPVMDSLRSLGNLPFPLLEGKESLRLKDVLHMASGMRWSEFPERDDIRTAEDPLLIALLPEVKDKPGTKFDYSNGDSQLAAAVLENKAGTTLLTFAEKTLFSWLGFKGYEWYTSPSGRQTAGFGLRLKPIDMLKLGVLYLENGSFRGKKIIKPEWIRQAIKPGATQNYGYQLWTHQFEGKKTFMANGKGSQFVYVIPHRRMVIVTTSAIWDKSVNFLLDKILASVKESLDSNDKKKTPEKEKEFLREIHEASTVIGNSALWKDLDEPHLIHPQKQ, encoded by the coding sequence ATGAGAATTTGGCTTTTTCTTTTCTGGATCGGATTTAGTATATCTTGCGCTTCCGTCGCACCGGAAGGAGAAATCATTTTAAAAAGCACGGCTCGTCCCTTTGTACACAAGGAGTTGAATCGAGTTCCCTTTGAGGGTTTTCCGATCGTATTTCCCGAAGAAGCGGGTCTTGATTCCGCTCCCTTGCTTCGATTATCAAAATCCATTCGGGAGGAAGGACTCGAAGTCCGTTCCATTTTAATCTTAAAAGACGGCAAACTTTTGTTCGAACGTTATGCAGGAGGCGTGACAAGGGAACACAATCATAGCGTTTATTCCGTCACGAAAACAGTGACTTCCTCTCTACTCGGGATTCTTAACTTTGAAGGGATTTTGAAAACGGTGGATGAACCGGTTATGGACTCGCTTCGTTCTCTTGGAAATTTGCCCTTTCCCCTTTTGGAAGGAAAAGAGTCGCTTCGTCTGAAAGACGTTTTGCATATGGCTTCCGGAATGCGATGGTCGGAATTTCCAGAGAGAGACGATATTAGAACCGCCGAAGATCCTCTATTGATCGCGTTGTTACCCGAAGTGAAGGATAAACCGGGAACCAAGTTTGATTATAGCAACGGAGATTCTCAATTGGCCGCTGCGGTTCTTGAAAATAAAGCCGGAACGACCTTGCTTACCTTTGCGGAAAAAACTTTGTTTTCCTGGTTGGGATTCAAAGGTTACGAATGGTATACGTCGCCGTCGGGAAGACAGACCGCGGGATTTGGTCTGAGACTGAAACCGATCGATATGTTAAAGTTAGGCGTTCTTTATCTGGAGAACGGTTCTTTTCGCGGTAAAAAAATTATCAAACCGGAATGGATTCGTCAGGCGATCAAACCGGGAGCCACTCAGAATTACGGTTATCAACTTTGGACCCATCAGTTTGAAGGTAAGAAGACGTTTATGGCAAACGGAAAAGGGAGTCAGTTTGTTTATGTAATTCCACATCGAAGAATGGTGATCGTGACTACGTCCGCGATCTGGGATAAGTCCGTAAATTTTCTTTTGGATAAAATTCTCGCAAGCGTGAAGGAATCTTTGGATTCCAATGATAAGAAAAAAACTCCGGAGAAAGAAAAAGAATTTTTACGCGAAATCCACGAAGCATCCACTGTGATCGGAAATTCCGCCCTTTGGAAAGATTTGGACGAGCCGCATCTGATTCATCCTCAAAAGCAATAA
- a CDS encoding TetR family transcriptional regulator: MPRTGLTPEELYNKALDSTEEEIRKNGVERLKLTDIARELNVSHAALYKLFLDKQALLDEVSKRWLDRIDRELERISAKNEPIDSVLTEWFLTLHSMKREKVLSDPRLFGAFNLSAAKTRPFVVSHLTNMSGLLEKLIEKGMSSGMFYCSSAKEGAKILFEGTASFHHPKLVLEFIEEDRISSLKVLLKTLIAGLKTKAV; encoded by the coding sequence ATGCCACGAACAGGCCTAACGCCGGAAGAACTTTATAACAAAGCGCTCGATTCCACCGAAGAAGAAATTCGAAAAAACGGAGTCGAGCGTTTGAAGCTGACCGATATCGCGAGAGAACTCAACGTAAGTCACGCCGCGCTCTATAAACTTTTCTTGGATAAGCAGGCGCTGCTCGACGAAGTTTCCAAACGATGGCTGGATCGAATCGATCGCGAACTCGAAAGAATTTCCGCAAAAAACGAACCGATCGATTCTGTCCTTACAGAATGGTTTTTAACCCTTCATTCCATGAAACGCGAGAAAGTTCTTTCCGATCCGAGATTGTTCGGAGCCTTCAATCTATCCGCGGCAAAAACAAGACCCTTTGTCGTTTCCCATCTCACAAACATGTCCGGACTTTTAGAGAAATTAATCGAGAAAGGAATGTCTTCCGGAATGTTTTACTGCTCTTCCGCAAAGGAAGGAGCGAAAATTCTTTTTGAAGGAACCGCATCCTTTCATCATCCAAAACTTGTCTTAGAATTTATCGAAGAAGATAGAATTTCCTCTCTCAAGGTTTTACTCAAAACATTGATCGCCGGTTTAAAAACGAAAGCCGTTTAA
- a CDS encoding aldo/keto reductase has protein sequence MHQRKLGINGPLVSEVGLGCMGMSDFYGTKETRDRAESLRTIQMALEAGISLLNTGDFYGIGHNELLIAEALKTISAKPLISVKFGAMRNPSGGFIGYDARPSAVKNFAAYSLTRLGMEVIDIYQPSRVDPTIPIEETVGAISELIQEGKVRYLGLSEASPENIRRAHKVHPVTALEIEYSLATRLIEKEILSTARELGIGIVAYGVLSRGLLSGSINGSLQDEDFRSHSPRFMGKNLESNLERVNVLQELAKEKNCTPAQLAIAWVLHQGNDIVPLIGSTRTSSLKENLGSLSIKLSPDDLKRIGDSFPDGTFQGERYPAFQMQTVAK, from the coding sequence ATGCACCAAAGAAAATTAGGAATCAACGGTCCTCTCGTTTCAGAAGTCGGACTCGGATGTATGGGAATGTCAGACTTCTACGGGACAAAAGAAACCCGAGACAGAGCGGAAAGTCTCCGAACCATTCAAATGGCATTGGAAGCCGGAATCAGCCTTCTGAACACGGGTGACTTTTATGGAATCGGACACAACGAACTTTTGATCGCAGAGGCTCTTAAAACAATATCTGCAAAACCTCTGATCAGTGTGAAGTTTGGCGCGATGAGAAATCCCTCGGGCGGATTTATCGGCTACGACGCAAGACCCTCCGCGGTAAAAAATTTTGCGGCCTATTCCCTCACTCGTTTGGGAATGGAGGTGATCGACATCTACCAACCCTCTCGTGTGGATCCGACCATTCCGATCGAAGAAACCGTAGGCGCAATCTCCGAACTCATCCAAGAAGGAAAGGTTCGCTATTTGGGATTGTCCGAAGCCTCACCGGAAAACATTCGCAGAGCACATAAAGTTCATCCGGTCACCGCATTGGAAATCGAATATTCACTCGCGACAAGATTGATCGAAAAAGAAATTCTTTCCACGGCTCGTGAACTCGGAATCGGAATCGTCGCCTACGGTGTTCTTTCCAGAGGTCTTCTTTCCGGGAGTATCAACGGAAGTCTGCAAGACGAAGATTTTAGATCTCATTCTCCTCGATTTATGGGAAAAAATCTTGAATCCAATCTGGAGCGGGTCAACGTGCTTCAAGAACTCGCAAAGGAAAAAAACTGCACCCCTGCGCAACTCGCGATCGCTTGGGTTCTTCATCAGGGGAATGATATTGTTCCTCTGATCGGATCCACAAGAACGAGCAGTTTAAAAGAGAATTTAGGATCTCTTTCCATAAAACTGAGTCCGGATGATTTAAAAAGAATCGGCGATTCTTTTCCGGACGGAACGTTTCAGGGAGAAAGATATCCTGCTTTCCAAATGCAGACTGTAGCAAAATGA
- a CDS encoding DJ-1/PfpI family protein: protein MSASNFYIGIFIFPGVTQLDFTGPFEVFSRIPNARVFLFAQTKEAVAAESGMKFIPDYDFSDCPNLDILLVPGGYGTTHLMENQRVLDFLKIKAENSKYITSVCTGSLVLASAGLLDGYKATTHWLSLDVLKLFPIQISGERFVRDRNRITGGGVTAGIDFALFLTAEFFGTDLAEEIQLMIEYNPAPPFTSGHPTTASSQLVEKIKGSREIAQNRRKAAAIRVLESKSKR, encoded by the coding sequence ATGTCAGCCTCCAACTTCTATATAGGAATTTTTATCTTCCCAGGTGTCACACAGCTCGATTTCACCGGTCCTTTCGAAGTTTTCTCAAGGATCCCAAACGCAAGAGTATTTTTATTCGCTCAAACAAAAGAAGCCGTCGCGGCAGAATCGGGAATGAAATTTATTCCTGATTATGATTTTTCGGATTGCCCCAATCTGGATATTCTGCTGGTTCCGGGTGGTTACGGAACGACTCATCTCATGGAGAATCAGAGGGTCTTGGATTTTTTAAAAATAAAGGCGGAGAATTCCAAATACATAACTTCCGTTTGTACCGGTTCCTTAGTCCTTGCATCCGCAGGTCTTCTCGACGGTTACAAAGCGACTACACATTGGTTGTCTTTGGATGTTCTTAAATTATTCCCGATTCAGATTTCGGGTGAGCGTTTTGTACGAGATCGAAATCGGATCACCGGAGGCGGGGTAACTGCAGGAATCGATTTTGCGCTTTTTTTGACTGCGGAATTTTTTGGAACCGATCTTGCGGAAGAAATTCAATTGATGATCGAATACAATCCCGCCCCCCCGTTTACTTCCGGTCATCCGACTACGGCAAGCTCTCAGCTGGTGGAAAAAATAAAAGGAAGTCGGGAAATCGCCCAAAATCGAAGAAAGGCTGCCGCGATCCGAGTTTTAGAATCCAAATCGAAAAGATAG
- a CDS encoding HAD-IA family hydrolase, producing MSYDRYLFLDVGDTILHLKKAAGETYLEILLEAGLKKDENSGTVFRNAFMESWNQMNENAPPDHKDKYQHHPGGTPGWWRELLEDFLNRIPERVSLEKAFPIIYHRFADPSLWDVDPGFWELRDYCKRENWGLGVISNWDHRLKSLLDAKGILEHLNPVIVSAEFGYEKPSSKIFEEAMRLVNLSPEKLVYCGDKYELDVVAPKELGWRSYLKKEDGDIRSLSELIDLL from the coding sequence GTGAGTTACGATCGATATTTATTTTTAGACGTGGGTGATACAATTCTTCACTTAAAAAAGGCTGCCGGAGAAACGTATCTTGAAATTCTGCTGGAAGCCGGTCTGAAAAAAGACGAAAATTCGGGGACGGTTTTTCGAAATGCATTTATGGAATCTTGGAATCAAATGAATGAAAATGCGCCTCCCGATCATAAGGATAAATACCAGCATCATCCCGGCGGAACTCCCGGTTGGTGGAGGGAATTACTCGAAGATTTTTTAAATAGAATTCCGGAACGTGTTTCTTTGGAAAAAGCGTTTCCGATTATCTATCATCGATTTGCCGATCCATCGCTTTGGGATGTGGACCCCGGTTTTTGGGAATTGAGGGATTATTGTAAACGCGAAAATTGGGGGCTCGGGGTGATCTCCAATTGGGATCATCGTCTCAAGTCTCTTTTGGATGCGAAAGGAATATTAGAACATTTGAATCCGGTAATCGTGAGCGCCGAATTCGGATATGAAAAACCTTCCTCTAAAATTTTTGAGGAAGCGATGCGTCTTGTAAATCTTTCTCCGGAGAAGTTGGTTTATTGTGGAGACAAATACGAACTGGATGTAGTCGCTCCGAAAGAATTGGGATGGAGATCGTATTTAAAAAAGGAAGACGGGGATATCCGCTCTCTTTCGGAGCTGATCGATCTTTTGTAG
- a CDS encoding trimeric intracellular cation channel family protein: MDLSYYMELMGVAFFAISGALAAAEKKGHHNDIFSAFFTGFITAIGGGTLRDITLGNYPVAWVRDGNVLWAIFFGFMLTILFARYWVRIRKALFLFDSIGIGIYTVIGTKISLGAGVNPFGSVILGMVSAIFGGVIRDTLINEVPLIFRKEIYATACLSGATLYIVFDYLNVDKNWNAGFSVVLVVLIRVVTVRYNLSLPKFKLPE, from the coding sequence ATGGATTTATCTTATTACATGGAACTTATGGGGGTCGCTTTTTTTGCTATTTCAGGCGCTTTGGCTGCAGCGGAAAAAAAGGGACATCACAATGACATCTTCAGTGCGTTTTTTACCGGGTTTATCACAGCGATCGGAGGCGGAACGCTCAGAGACATTACTCTTGGAAATTATCCGGTGGCTTGGGTCAGGGATGGAAACGTTCTTTGGGCGATCTTTTTTGGATTTATGCTGACGATTCTTTTTGCCCGTTATTGGGTTCGTATTAGAAAAGCGTTATTTCTTTTTGATTCGATCGGCATCGGAATTTATACGGTAATCGGAACAAAAATCTCCCTTGGTGCCGGAGTCAATCCTTTCGGGTCCGTAATCTTAGGAATGGTTTCCGCCATCTTCGGAGGTGTGATCCGAGACACTCTTATCAACGAAGTTCCTTTGATTTTTCGCAAAGAAATTTACGCTACTGCGTGTTTGTCGGGGGCGACTTTGTATATTGTATTCGATTATTTGAATGTAGATAAAAATTGGAATGCCGGGTTTTCCGTTGTGTTGGTGGTTTTGATTCGAGTTGTGACCGTTCGTTATAATTTATCTCTTCCAAAATTCAAATTGCCGGAATGA